In the bacterium SCSIO 12741 genome, CCCACCAATATTGGCTGAGTAAGCGATGCCCAACATCAAAGCCAGCCGAAAGCGATTAAACTCCCGGTTACCGCCTTCTTTATGCGGCTGTTCTCGTAGCAATTGGTCCACGGACAAGGCAATGGGAAGCATCATGACCGCTGTAGCCGTGTTGCTAATCCACATACTGAGGAGAGCCGTGGCCAGCATAAAACCAAGAATGATTCCCTTGGGATCGGTACCGGTAAAGTGAATGAGGTGAATCGCTATTCGGTAATGCAACTGCCGTTTTTCCATGGCCAAGGCAATGATGAATCCGCCCAAAAACAAAAAGATAATAGGGTGTGCGTACGGAATGAGTGCCTCCTTAATGGGAAAGAGTTCCAGAAAAGGAAACAGAATCATGGGTAAGAGGGCGGTGATAAAAATCGGAACCACCTCGGCCATCCACCAGATAATCATCCAAAAACAAACGCCTAATATCGCTGCTCTGTCGGGATAGTCGGGTAGGGTAAAAAGGGTGATAAGGACCATCCCCAGCGGTCCGATAAAAAAGGCAATGCGCTTGTATAAAGGGTAATTCTCCGCCATGTTGGACAGCTACCTAATTGGAGGTGTCCGACGAATATACATCAAATGAAAAGGTAGTTACCCGACGCTGATCAGGCGGAATCTGAAAGATCCAATTCATGATGTCTTTGTAAGTGACTTTGGCGTTAAAGGGAATGTCCTGCTTGAGCGAAACCACTACCATTCGATGTTGTTCCTTGTACAAGTCGGTTTCCAGCTGATAATCCAATGAAGGCTTAGGGAAGGTGTACTCCTTTTGAGCTTCAAAAACCTTGTTCTTTTCATATTCATTGGGATAGAGCTGGTAGGCTTCCTGTTTTTCGGCAAACACGAATATTCGGATGTAGGCCTCTTGATTAGGTTTGAGCGTAAAGGTGAGCAAGTCTTTGTTCACATAAACCGGTTTGATGCCGTCCATCCAAAGATCGAAGGAAGGGTCCATGCCTTGCTTAAACTTAATTACCTCAATATTGGCTTTTATATGAACTTCCAATAGACCCTGATCGTTGATCTTCTTCTCTTCGGAGAGCAATTCAAGATCGGAAATAACGCCCTGCATGTCGTTGAGGATATTGGTAGAGAAAATCTCCTCCATGTTTCCGTTTTCCTCTTTGACAAAAAAGTCGCTGTAAGACGAAATCTGCTCGGTAACACCCGCCTTTTGCAAAGCCAGTAGCTTGGCTTCATTCAAGGCCTTTTGCTTCACCTGAGCAGGAGATTCACTTTCGGAACCCACCGCATAGGCCTCCACATTTTTGATGAGGACTTTTTTCGACACTTTTCCAGCCGAGGCCAGCAGTGTTGAAAGCAGTAACACAAGCAGTAATCCGTGCTTCATGATTTCGGGTATTAGTACAGGTTCCAGTCCTTCCAGGAATCTCCCAGACCTGGACTCGCATTGACATCCGGCGTTTGTTCTTTTTCGTTAACGAATACAGCTTTCAGGCCAATGTTTTCTTTCAAGTATTCGTACAAATCGGCATAACTCACATCCCCTGAGGTCTCCTGCATTTTTTTCAGGAGGTAATAGGTAAACAAGCCATGTCCTTCGGTATGAAGAGGCTGAGCTGTTTCACTTCCTGAGCAAGCAGAAAACACTACAATGTTTCCATTGAGGTAGTCTTCTTTCGGAACTATTTTAACGGCACGGGCAGCCAATAGTCCTTGATTACGAGCACCGCCACTAAAACAAGCGTCGATAAATACGGTAACCCGTTTACACTCGTGCTCAGTCAGCTTTTTGTACACGTCGCTTAGCTTGAAGCCATAGGTTAAATCACTGGCACTTACGTCCACTGGCATGATGTAGGGATCACGTGAGTTTTGATCGGGAAAACCGTGGCCCGCATAGTATACAAATACTTCGGCCTTACCATCGGTAAGTTCAATGGCCTTGGAGATTTTTTGCAAGGCTCGGTTCATTTCTACCACCCGGGCGTTCTGTAAGAAGACCACATTTTCATCAGGTACACCCAGCATTTGGTTGCAGTAATTCTTAAAGATTTCCGCATCCCGATTGGCATAGTCTACGTTTGATTCAGACGAAAGTGTAGGCTGAAAGGTCTGGTAGTCCTCATTTCCAATAATTAGGGCAAAGCGATAAGGAAATTTCTCGCCGCGGTTTGGAATGTTTACATCCACATCGGAGATTACGGGTGGAGCAGAAGCTTGAGGTTGAGGTTTGGGAACGGTTTTTACAACAGGTCGGGTACGAGGTTGAATCACCGCCTGTGCGGGTGGTTTCATCGGCTCGTAATAGTCTACCGGCCATTTCGAAATACCAGCTTCCAACAATCGCTTGTCGGTTTTTTCATCAATCTCAACTAAGCGATCTAAGTCTTCCGTACCTCTCAATTTGTTCAGCAGGCTTTTGCGTTGCTTTTCATTGGTGAGGTAAATTTTGTCTAAAACAACCTGGCGGAATGCTTCCACCTCCCATCTTTCGAAAATATCGTGAATGGCATTTGCCCAGTAGTTGCGCAATCCCAATCCGCCGGGTTCTCCTTCCATTTCTTGAATGGTAATAATATCCCGGGTGGCAATGTCAAAGAATACTACATGAATAACCGCCTTACGCTCCAGCTTGTTGAAGGACTCGGCATAAAGCACCATTCCCAATCCGCTGTTTACAGGAAGATCGTATTGGTTGACCGATTCGAAGATTTTTACCTGATCCAAACGGTAGTCGTGACTAACCACCAATTGGTCGTGATCCACTGCCCGATTGATCTTGTCAAAGGTGTGGATGTGGTACATGGCTCGACGCTTGTGGAAGAATTGTTCGACGTTATATTTCACTCTTTCCTCAAAAAGAATCTCATTCCATCGTGCAAAATAGGAATCCACGATCCGATCCGACTCCTCAAAACCAAAGGTTCCGATCATCTTGACATGGGAAAAGTCAATGCCAAAAAATTTCACTTCCTGCTGATAATAAACGTACTGCGTATTCTGGGCAACGGCCGATGAAATGCCCAAAAACAGTGCGAATAAAAGCAAGTACACCTTTTTCATGTGCGTTAAAAATTAAGGTATAAAGTTAGCAGATAAATCACTCGAATTATCTAATATTCCATATTCAAAGAAAAGACAGTTCATACAATTATTGGACCAATGTTAAAAGAGCTTAACACCGTGACAGCCCAAGAGGCTGTAAAGATCATCGAATCAGGAAATCGAGTATATGTACACACCGCTGCTGCAACACCGAGACACCTGGTAAATGCGATGACGGAACGATACAATGAGTTGAAGGACGTGGAGGTCGTAAGTATCCACACGGAATGGGATGCACCGTATGCGTCGGAAGAATATGAAGGCCATTTTTCGGTAAAGACCTTTTTCGTGGGTGGTAATATTCGTGGATCGGTTAACGGTGGTCGGGCGAGTTACATCCCCATGTTTTTGAGCGAGATTCCTCATTTTTTGAGAAGTGGAGCCATGCCCATTGATGTGGCCTTGATTCAGGTGTCACCACCGGATCGTCATGGATATTGTTCTCTGGGTGTGTCGGTAGACGTGAGTGAAGCGGCTACGGATTCAGCGAGACATGTTATTGCGCAGGTAAACCCTCAAATGCCAAGAACGCATGGAGATGGAATCATTCATGTATCAGCCATTGATGCCTTTGTGGAATGTGAAGATCCGATTTATGAAGTAGGTTTTAAAGAGCCTTCTAATATTGAAATGGCCATAGGTCATCACATCGCCAATTTGGTGGAAGATGGGGCGACCTTGCAAACCGGAATCGGCGGTATACCCAATGCGGCACTCAAGGCTTTGGAAAATCACAAGGACCTGGGAATGCATACCGAGATGTTTAGCGATGGGATCATTCACCTGATGGAAAAAGGGGTATTGACCGGTATTCACAAACACTCCCACCCTGAAAAAGTGGTGAGTGGATTTTGTCTGGGAAGCCGAAAACTGTACGACTTCATTGACGACAACCCCGGTGTGATTATGTGTGATGTTGGCTGGGTAAACAATACTGGAGTAATTCGTAAAAATCCCAAGGTGACGGCGATAAACAGTGCCATTGAGGTAGATCTGTTCGGTCAGGTTTGTGCCGATAGTATTGGTTCTCGTCAATATTCCGGAGTAGGGGGACAGATGGACTTCATTCGCGGAGCCGCACTATCTGAAGGCGGTAAGGCCATTATTGCGCTTCCATCCTCTACACGAAAGGGAATAAGCCGAATCGTAAGTCGATTGAATGTTGGAGCCAGTGTAACTACTACCCGGGCTCATGTGCATTACATTATTACGGAACATGGAGTAGCCTACTTGTACGGCAAAAGCTTAAAGGAAAGAGCCAAAGCGCTGATTGATATTGCAGATCCGGCTCACCGTGAGGAGCTTTATAAAGAGGCTCGGGAGGTTTTGAAGCTAAAAATCTAACTGATTCAACGTTAACTCATTCGGATTTGCAATCCGAATGGAGTGAGCTGCGGATTTGAAACTGAGCTTGCGACCTCATGAACGAAGTGAGTAATCCGCGACTCTGGCTTTCGGATAACATATCCGAAAGAGTTGAATCCGGATGAGTAGGTTGAGTAGGTTTTAACGGTAGAAATTCATTTCATCCACATACTTGAACACGGGCTCGCTCAACAGGTACCTTACGTCCTTGCCTTCTTTGATGGCTCGGCGGATGAACGAAGCCGAAACTTTCATAATCGGGGCCTGAATTACGTTGACGTTTGGATGCTGATGAATCTCTGGCTTAATGGGAGGTGGAATGGATTCGGTTTTCTCCTGCTCGGTCAATACCCGTGGGTATACAACCAGGCTATGGTTCTTCAAAATGGTTTCGTAATTCTTCCATTTATGAAGGGTGCGTAAATTGTCTTCACCCATAATCAGAGCAAACTCATAACCCGGATACTTGTCTTGCAAATAAGCCAGGGTGTGAGCGGTATAGGAGGGCTTTTCGAGCTTGAATTCAATGTCAGAAACCCGAAGTTTATCGTTGTCCTCAATGGCCCTTCTTACAATTTCCAACCGGTGGTAGTCCGGAAGTAAACTTTCCTTGTTTTTAAGCGGGTTGCGAGGAGTGACCACCATCCAAACCTGGTCCAAATTGGTGTAGTTGGCCATGTGGTTGGCGATGATCAAATGACCCACGTGAATGGGGTTGTAGGTACCGAAATACAATCCGACTTTCATGATTCCAGGAATTTTGATACCCAGTCGTATGCCTGCTTTTTGGCATCATCCAGGTTGTCGTTTATCAGTAGCTTGTCAAATTGGTTGGCGTAGGCCAATTCTCTCTCCGCCTTGGCCAGGCGCATTTGAATTTTTTCTTCCGTTTCGGTTCCGCGACCGCGAAGTCTTTTGCCCAATTCCTCTTTAGATGGAGGCTGTACAAACAAACTTAACGCCTGATCTCCAAAGTAGCGTTTGAGATTGAGACCACCGATTACGTCCACGTCAAAAATGACCACTTTTTCAGCCAACCAAATCCGATCGATTTCGCTTTTCAGAGTTCCATACATCTGATTTGGATATACTTCTTCCCATTCTACAAAATCGCCGTTGGCGGCTTTGGATCTAAACTCGTCCGGACTTAGAAAATGATAGTCTTTCCCATTCTGTTCTTCCCCACGGCAAGGCCTGCTGGTTGCAGAAATGGAAAAGGACAAAGGCAAATCTGTATTGTCTAAAAGGTGGTGGACTAAAGTCGTTTTACCTGAACCAGAAGGGGCTGAAAAAATGATGGCTTTTCCTGAAAGCATAAGCGAATCTTACAAAACGTTTAAAACCTGCTCTTTGATTTTCTCAAGGGCATCTTTCATTTGAACCACCAATTGCTGCATCTCGGCGTGATTTGCCTTGGAGCCTATTGTATTGATTTCACGCCCCATTTCCTGAGCAATGAATCCCAATTTTTTTCCTTGGTTTCCGTTCAAGGCCATGGTCTTGCGGAAGTATTCAATATGTGACCGAAGACGTACTTTTTCTTCGTTAATATCCAGTTTTTCCAGGTAATAAATCAATTCCTGCTCAAAGCGGTTTTGATCCAATGCATCCAGTTCTTCCTGAACCTCCTGAAAGCGTTGTTGCAATTTTTGGCGCTTGGCTTCAATTCTTTCCGGGGCCAGTTTGAGTAGCTCTTCCAGTAAAGTTTCAATGGTATCCACACGATTGTTAAGGTCAGCTTCCAGCGCAGCGCCTTCCTTCTGACGGAAATCGTAGAGGTTGTTCAAACTTTCGTGAAGCAAGCTTTCAATGCAGCTCCATTCTTCATCTGTTGCTTCAAATGATTCCGTCTCAATCACATTCGGCATACGCAATACCGATTCAATCGGATTATCCGTGGAAACACCCAACTTACCTTCCAACTCTTTCAGTTGGTCGTGATAGTTCTGCGCCAATTCCTGATTAATTCGCGAACTCGGTAATGCCTCTACATTTTCAATGGAGATGATCAAATCAATTTTGCCGCGTTCGAGTTTTTTAAGAATCGTCGAACGGATAACTAATTCCCGATCGCGGTAAGTCGATGGAATTCGAGTTTTAATGTCACTGGTCTTGGAATTCAGTGACTTAGTTTCCACTGTTATTTTTTTTCCCTCAAAATCTGAGGCCGCCTTTCCGAAGCCGGTCATGGAAATGATCATACCAAAGTAAATTTAGGCTGCAAAGGTAACATTCGCCACCAGCCGTTCTTCATTTTTGTGGCTCTGAAGATTTAGCTAAACTTCCGGCTGACCAAAAATACCCCGCTAAAAATGAGTAGAGCAGCTACAATCTTAATCCAGTCGAGGGAATCCTTGCCCAAGGATATGGCAAACAAAGCGGCCAATATGGGCTGGGAATAGATGTAGACACTAACGGTTGATGGGTTGGTGTTTTTTAAGGCAAAGATGTTGAGCAGGTAGGCAAAGAAGGTAGTGCAAACAACCACAAAAGCTGTTTCCAGGGCAATTACCCAGGTAAAGGTTTCCCACTCAATCGCAGAAAACTGACCGATGCCGAAGGGAAAAACAAACAAAAATCCAAAAGTAAAAACCCACTTGATGACCGTTAACGGCTGGTACTTTTTCATCAGAGGCTGTACGATCACCAGGTAAATCCCATAGGATAGTGAGTTAAAGAAGACCAATAAATCACCCATCCAGGTATCCGCGCCAAAGGAGCTGTTGCCTTTTAGGGTAATCACCATAACCGCTCCACAAACTCCGAGCCCAATTCCAATTAATTTTTGTCGGGTAATGGTATTTCCAAGCAAAATGGCGGATGCCAACAAGACCAGAACTGGATTTGTGGTCATCATAATAGCTGCGTTGATTGGACTGGTTAAACTCAATCCCTGGAAGAACATCAATTGATTGGCCGCGACCCCAAAGGCTCCACAGGCGATCAACCGCAGCCAATCACCACGTTCGATTTTTTCTCGGGAAATAGTCGCATGCAGTAACCAAAACAGGACAAGGGCACCGATTACACGTAGGAAAATGAACCCAAAAGGTTGGATATAACCCTGCATAACATCCCGTGCGATGGTGTAGTTCATCGCGTAAATCAGGTTTGCCCCAATAAGGGCTAAATGTGCTCGAAGGACCAGGTTCAATTTTTGGGCAAAATAACAAGTATTAAAGAGTACATCCAAGATCCGGCCTGGAATAACTCTATTTTTGTCAGCAAATAAGTCGACGAATGAAACAATTGATAGTTCTTGGATTCCTTTTGATGAGCTTCCAGCTTTGGTCTCAGGAGGATGGAAAATTCTCTACGGCCGAGTTTAAGGTTGAGGGAGTATGCGGAATGTGTGAAGGTAGAATTGAAGAAGCGGCTAACTATACCAAAGGGGTGAAAATCTCCGATTGGGACAAGGAAACCAAAATGATCAAGGTGACTTACAACGCTAAAAAAGTGAGCCCGGAAGAAATCGGAAAATCAATTGCTAAAGCAGGCTACACTAACGATTACGCCAAGGCAGAAAGCAAAGACTACTCTAAATTACCGGGCTGCTGCCGTTACGAAGAAGTGGAAGATCATTAAAGGGCAGAGGCAATCGCCTCAACCGTTTTCTTGCTGTTTCCTATAAATACCTCATTATTTAGAACAACCACGGGCCTTTTAAGAAAGGTGTAGTGTTCCAAAATCAGGTTTTTGTAGTCGTTTTCTTCTAAGTTTTTGGAAGCCAGTCCCATGGACTTATAAAGCATGGCCCTTCTGGAAAACAAAGACTCGTAAGAACCCGAAAGCTCCTTCATTTCATCCAATTGCTCCGGGGTAATTTTGTTAGTTTTGATGTCCTGAAGTTCGAAGCCTTTAGCGGCCAGATCCAACTCTTTCAAAATACGGATACAGGTGCTACAGGTAGAGAGGTGATAGACTTTTTTCATAACGCGACAAAAATAGAAGGAAGCAAGTCCTAAGCGATAAAAATGGCCACAAAAACAGGCAAAAAGAAAAAGAAGTCGAGTCCGGTTAGGCAGCTCTTAAGTCCTCGCCGGGTGTTTATTCCCATCGCCATTGGACTGGCCGTTGCTGGCTGGATGCTTTGGCGTGAATTCGATCCTCAGGTTCTTTCCAAAATTCACTGGACCGGTTGGACGGCTATTTGGTTGCTGTTTGCCTTGGTTATGGTGGCCGTGCGCGATTTGGGTTACATGTACCGAATCCGCATTTTGACTGACAAAGAGATTAAGTGGCGCAATTCCTTTGATGTGATCATGCTCTGGGAATTTGCCTCGGCCATTTCGCCTTCGGTAGTTGGAGGCTCGGCCATTGCTCTGTTTATCGTTAACCGGGAAGGAATCAGTCTGGGTAGAAGTACCGCGGTGGTAATGGTTACCGCTTTTCTGGATGAACTGTTCTACATCATCATGGTACCCATTGTACTATTCGTGGTTGGAACGGCCAATTTATTTCCCGCCGAATTACAAAAAGAACTTCTTGGATTCAGCCTCGGAGCCAAACAAATCTTCTATGTAGGATATGGCTTTATTGTACTGCTTACAAGTATCATCATCAGTTCCATTTTCTTCTTTCCACGTGGCTTTAAGCGGTTGATTGTAGGATTTACCTACCTGTCTTTTCTTAAGCGATGGAGAGCTGATGCCATTCAAACAGGAAACGATATTATCACCACCTCCAAGGAGTTAAGGGGTAAGCCTTTTTCCTTTTGGGGCAAGGCATTTGGAGCAACGCTTTTTTCCTGGACCGCTCGTTTTTGGGTGGTCAATTTCTTGATCCTTGCCGTAGGTTCCTTGTCTTTTGGGGAGCACATGATGGTCTATGCCCGTCAATTGGTGATGTGGGTGATTATGCTCATCAGTCCTACTCCAGGTGGAACGGGAGTAGCGGAGTTTATGTTTAGCAAATTCCTGGGAGATTACATTGCCACTGGATTCGCTGAGGTAATTGCCCTGATGTGGCGTTTGCTTACCTACTACCCTTATCTATTTGTGGGAGCAATTGTTCTTCCTGGCTGGGTAAGACGCGTTTATCTAAAGCGTCGCCTCATTACCTTCAAGCGTCCTGAAAGCGCTAATTAATGGTTTCAAAATCTTTCAGGGTATTGGCTTTCAAGAGCCAAAGGGGAGATCTGAATATTTCCAATCCTGTCCTGCCTAAAAATTCTTGGAGGTCGGTTTTATAAAGGCCAACCACTCCACCAACAATTCTTTCATGTCTGTTATGGGAAGACTTAATGTGTCGTTGATAATGACGTCCGGTGATTGAAGAAAGACCTTGTCCGCTTCTGTACCGTCTGTAATAAATTGGTCATCATAGGGTCGATCACTTAGGGCGTCATCAAGAAGTTGAATGAAATCCTCCACCTCTACAAGAGACAAATGATCAATGAAACATAAGTTGAAATTTACATGGGGCGCCGGTAATGTGCCGTTCGAAACACATCGGTATGAGGTCAAATCATATTCTTCTGAATAACTCTTGACAAATTGCAACCCATAACGTTCCCGCAAGGTCATGATCGATTGAATTAGTTAGCCGAATTAGGCTCGTTACAAGGACTACTTAATTCTGTGCCGGGTAAACTACTGATTGGAGTTTAAAAATTCCACCGCCTTTTGGTACTCAATTCTTTCTCCATCAGCAATACCCACAAGGAAGGCATCTGGAATTCCTGAAAGCTTGATCACATTGAGTAAGCTCTCGGCATCCTTGGGATTGGTGAATTCACCGGTGTAGTAGCGAATCGGACTGCCACGCAATACTTTTACTTCACGCTGAATAATGTTTTCGTACTTCACGATTTCCAAAATCGGATCTACCTGGGTCACATTGGCACCCAGTTGAACGGATACGAATACATTGCTTTTCTTCTTAAGTTTCACGTCTTTGTAGGGACTGGAAGTAGGTGTTGTAGAAGTGGTATTGGCTGTTGACGTCCCCGCCGATTTAGATCGGGCTTCAGCTACAGAAACTTTTTGACCATCTGCATAGGCCACAATAAAAGCGTCAGTTAATCCTTTTTCGAAAAGCTCATTTTTAACGGCGACCACCTGATTAAAATCTGGGTATTTACCGATACGGTATTTATACAAACCACCTTCGGGTACTACATATACTTCATGCCCCAAATCGGCATAGCGCTGACTTTCTTTGTCAGATCCGGAGGCCGCAATTTGCAGGGCAAAATACACGGGAGGCTCGGGCCCGGTTTGAACTTGTACTGGAGGAGCAGGAGGAGTTTCTTTGATGGGAGTAGGTGCCGGTTCAGGCTCAACGGTTTCAGGTTCAGGCTCTTCTTCCTCTGCTAATTGGGGTTCTGAAGCGGCTTCTTCCGTTTCTTCATTTTCATTCTCGCTGGCACCGGCTACCACCGCACCTGCTGCCAATACCGTACCACCGGCCACTGCTGGGGTGCTAATGTTCGATCCTTCGGACGATGATGGCTCAGGTTCTTCCTCCTCAACCAATTCTGGCCCAGAGTTTTCGGGCTCTTCTTCTTGCACTAATTCAGGGCCGGGTTGGGAGGCTGTGTCCGGTTCGTCAATGACCAATTCGGGTCCTGGAGGGGGAGTAGGAGTGGTATCAGCAGCGACAACCACAGGCTCTGGCTCCGTTGTAGTATCCACTGGTGCAGCCTCTTCGATAGGACTTGAGCAAGGGTCTAAAAGATAAACTTGAAGATCGGATGCCTTGTCCAAGGCCACTTGAGCATTTGCGGTTCTGCTTTCGTAGGCGCTTTGTTTCTTTTTCTTGAGATCCACATTCATGGCCTTCTTGATGTGAAACCTAATTTCAATCAGTCCATTCTCGATTTTCGAAAAATCAAAATTGGCACAGGCACATTCCTTATGAAGTTTCAATTGATTGATCGAATTAGCCGCCAAATCAGCGTGTTTTCTGGCTTCGGTTAATACCCGGGTGACCTTTTCGTTTAGTGCTTCACTTTTTTCGTTCTGTGATCGTTTGGCCAGTTCCAAGGCATCATAGCTGCTCTTGTAGAGGCTTTTAACCTGATCGTTAAAGACCTCCAATTCTGCTTCGTAGAGGTCGCAGGTAGGCCTTTCTACCGATGCATTTAAGGCCAGGAAACTGAATAATAATAAAGAAAGTAGGCCTGTTCTCATAGTTTGATTTTTGTGCCAATACAACCAAATATAAACATCTTGATTAAAGCGATTCAGCTGGTACTGCGGAGTTAGGAACGTTCTATTCTGGAAAACCCGACAGCGCGATGCAGGTTGGGCTTACTTAATGGAGCATGCAGGCTTAATTGATTAACAAAGCGCCCTGAAAAACTTCAAATCAATTTGATCTCCACCTGAAACAGAAATCCTACTTTGGCCCAAAATTATCACGCATGAGAGGTTTAGTATCATTCACTTTTTTACTGAGTTTTTTCCTGATTTCTGGTTCATTGAGCGCCCAAGACTGCTACGAAAAATACCGTAGAGCTTTTAACGAACGCGGTGCCGAAGAGGTTGTTGACAGTACTTATGACAACATTATTATCAGTATTCGTGATGGTCAAACGACCAATTGCTACCTGGGAAAAGTGACCGTGAAAAACGGAAAGGTATTGCTGGATAATTTCTTCATCAAGCTAGAAGATGATACCTACGAAAATGTAGCTCCTCAATTCAAAACCTATGCTCCGGTAGAGATCAAAAATGGAATTTCTCAAATCATTTTGGATCGCCACGATGCACTTTACAACGTGGTTTTTATCGGCAACATAAAGCCTAAGAAAAAGGGGTATATGAAGGCCCCAGACTTCAAACTGGATTAGTCCTGCGGTAGCAGATTCAAT is a window encoding:
- a CDS encoding SPOR domain-containing protein; this encodes MRTGLLSLLLFSFLALNASVERPTCDLYEAELEVFNDQVKSLYKSSYDALELAKRSQNEKSEALNEKVTRVLTEARKHADLAANSINQLKLHKECACANFDFSKIENGLIEIRFHIKKAMNVDLKKKKQSAYESRTANAQVALDKASDLQVYLLDPCSSPIEEAAPVDTTTEPEPVVVAADTTPTPPPGPELVIDEPDTASQPGPELVQEEEPENSGPELVEEEEPEPSSSEGSNISTPAVAGGTVLAAGAVVAGASENENEETEEAASEPQLAEEEEPEPETVEPEPAPTPIKETPPAPPVQVQTGPEPPVYFALQIAASGSDKESQRYADLGHEVYVVPEGGLYKYRIGKYPDFNQVVAVKNELFEKGLTDAFIVAYADGQKVSVAEARSKSAGTSTANTTSTTPTSSPYKDVKLKKKSNVFVSVQLGANVTQVDPILEIVKYENIIQREVKVLRGSPIRYYTGEFTNPKDAESLLNVIKLSGIPDAFLVGIADGERIEYQKAVEFLNSNQ